In Carassius carassius chromosome 19, fCarCar2.1, whole genome shotgun sequence, a single genomic region encodes these proteins:
- the LOC132095114 gene encoding RING finger protein 17-like isoform X1, whose amino-acid sequence MKQITVGLWKMSEMAVACNICGSSYTLPEDEAGGNLPHVLLCSHIFCSTCLRALKSPQNVITCPECQMDTRIEEGVDGLEMDSRIIGLIYTARMNAKKGRHSGDRCKSQRFKSPLPSPAIHTEDNAEGRPDVVKVLDEALGKATENLSQLDKLQKTLSSGIHAQLRKERTRIIREIDEAVDKAKSILQKRRSMLMSKLSDVDLLFTDGQKECKRIEERIKELKTAIQKAWHVRRVPSLETYCNLDQIVETLHIPVDAESYDMSSMSLHTGLRCSLQMDSFVDSLRNCLKITDDSDDCILEEVKVEPFQHIVKSGGVAIWDSSSQSVRGNADPIPKKKSPCRPRFIEETVDDTDTSEIAETAHSSPGPEQRHNGRHKELRRPCKQHFDRPLTPQTKLVHYVMVTHIVNPGNFYVRYMMEQKTGQKLNKKVNEFCSGDSSLFTFSDEIKTGDMLFIYWKEDMWCRVTVTELFQKECFQSVNKCLASEVSRLCVYFQDFGFSKGISIPSDGDLSILNECMRRPDASTLAQMNGWAPLAIKCSLKDIIPADLLRGWSLEAVDEMKSLLGSEAVEMQVFGEDGDALLVDLKKTPMVSLREHLVFMGQARFYSPIVAPGSAPLLFYPSVRPALNTEVNAMVSHVNTPSDFYVQLVENMEYLLLHSKLQDCYSRPQANIEFQIYCPSLSQACIACYDHEWCRVQVIGFPGGRMVEVRYVDFGYRKTLSVKDLRQIKDEFFALPEMAMWCSLNDVVSPQVTWSDEACVVFKDLVEHKFITVVTKKLVPDTRPVPVCLYEIGEDCTGDSIGDILVRNGLAVSSKQSQIKDTQPLETTVWDPPFEEEPLSVVLTPPPPPPPPPVAEELKPNLILPTCVKDIEVRVTLVTSPGNIYVQLLQFDDQLKRIHDTLKSLFSKSEPQEILWEAEMFCAANNTGVWERGNVCSVSTNGVAEVLRCDFGNKVKVHVNNLRPLSPDLIGSFLLECNLSGVRPAGGRSTWTATACDFISHYLTGARAVMNIKDPSTRPVLVSLFCSNRAGQNISFADFLISEGLALKERKAAPISETVFSEQCVLSEKIPEPQRTTSLPQTPPTPSPRINPPPERVQTHSYPPPELPPCGHTLMNISAISEQGVIYAMTYQAVCEFDRLRERLQQHIKTLPRPKSYNWKGVLGCAVMGTDMFWYRGQVQEVIGGHVKVQYVDQGLVESIPVCHVYPMVLCEDVPQLCVPCQINGVLPIGKGWQWDAVVLMKELLLGRSVYVHIIERPEDPCGCVKVEITVDGMALSKIMVHHQYASFDPAIISQEDYVVKPLVPDLDDWDLNTEGLEEPQPVFGIYKELQIPKARAHFPAKVKHIRTPNEVFLCVLDKCEQEQEESLEEALERVNENIENLSLLTDFPIECPCLAEYSDGKYYRAKLMGFSQLTPSVKLLVRHVDFGSDDILPTQKLRQLPASLHHFPCAAVYVKLAGFRPTDVCFESERIPYRPEWSMRAMMEMINLLNGELTAVLTATEPQLTVLLYNAEGKLVHRPLVEKGLADYA is encoded by the exons ATGAAACAGATCACAGTAGGCTTGTGGAAAATGTCGGAGATGGCGGTTGCTTGTAATATCTGTGGGTCATCTTACACATTACCTG AAGATGAAGCTGGGGGGAATCTCCCTCATGTGCTGTTGTGCAGTCATATTTTCTGCAGCACGTGCCTGCGCGCGCTCAAATCCCCGCAAAACGTCATCACGTGTCCCGAGTGTCAG atgGACACCAGAATAGAGGAAGGAGTTGATGGTTTGGAGATGGACAGCAGAATCATTGGCCTCATCTATACAGCACGGATGAACGCAAAGAAAGG CAGGCACTCTGGAGACAGGTGTAAATCTCAAAGGTTTAAGAGCCCACTGCCATCACCAGCCATCCACACAGAGGATAATGCCGAAGGG AGGCCAGATGTTGTTAAAGTTTTGGATGAAGCTCTTGGGAAAGCAACAGAAAACCTTAGTCAACTTGATAAACTTCAAAAG ACTCTTTCCAGTGGTATTCATGCCCAACTGAGGAAAGAGAGAACTCGAATTATCAGAGAAATTGATGAAGCTGTTGACAAAGCAAAGAGTATTTTGCAGAAAAG ACGGAGTATGTTGATGTCAAAATTGAGTGATGTGGATCTACTCTTCACGGATGGTCAGAAGGAATGTAAGAGAATAGAAGAGAGGATAAAGGAGCTGAAAACTGCCATCCAGAAAGCTTGGCATGTTCGAAGGGTTCCTTCTCTGGAGACATATTGCAACCTTGATCAG ATTGTGGAGACACTACACATTCCCGTGGATGCTGAATCATACGACATGAGCTCCATGTCTTTACATACAGGACTCCG ctgCAGTCTTCAAATGGACAGTTTTGTTGACAGTTTGAGAAACTGTCTTAAAATTACAGATGACAGTGATGACTG TATTTTAGAAGAAGTTAAAGTGGAGCCTTTTCAGCACATTGTGAAGAGTGGTGGTGTGGCGATCTGGGATAGCTCCAGTCAGTCTGTTAGAGGAAATGCAGACCCCATTCCCAAAAAGAAAAGCCCTTGCAGGCCAAGATTCATAGAGGAAACAGTGGACGATACAGACACCTCAGAGATAGCTGAAACAG CTCATAGTTCCCCAGGACCTGAACAAAGGCACAATGGAAGGCACAAAGAACTTAGAAGACCTTGCAAGCAGCATTTTGATAGGCCCTTAACTCCACAGACTAAAC tggtgCACTACGTTATGGTGACTCATATTGTGAACCCTGGAAATTTCTATGTACGCTATATGATGGAACAGAAGACCGGCCAAAAGTTGAACAAAAAGGTCAACGAATTCTGCTCAGGAGACAGTAGCCTCTTCACGTTCAGTGATGAAATCAAGACAG GCGATATGCTCTTTATCTATTGGAAGGAGGATATGTGGTGTAGAGTAACAGTGACTGAGCTCTTTCAAAAAGAGTGTTTCCAGAGTGTGAACAAATGCCTTGCATCAGAAGTCTCCCGTCTGTGTGTCTACTTCCAGGACTTTGGCTTCTCCAAGGGCATTTCAATTCCAAG TGATGGAGATTTAAGCATCTTGAATGAGTGTATGCGGAGACCTGATGCTTCAACTCTGGCTCAAATGAATGGCTGGGCTCCTCTGGCCATCAAATGCTCCCTTAAAGATATTATTCCTGCAGACTTG ctgagAGGGTGGAGTTTAGAGGCAGTTGACGAGATGAAGAGCCTGCTGGGATCTGAGGCTGTGGAGATGCAGGTGTTTGGGGAGGACGGAGACGCACTGTTAGTGGATCTGAAGAAAACACCAATGGTGTCTCTGCGAGAGCACCTGGTGTTCATGGGGCAGGCCAG ATTCTACTCTCCTATAGTCGCCCCTGGCAGTGCACCCCTGCTCTTCTACCCATCAGTTCGCCCTGCACTCAATACTGAGGTCAATGCTATGGTTTCTCATGTGAACACACCGTCAGACTTCTATGTACAACTA GTTGAAAATATGGAGTACCTGCTGTTGCACTCAAAGCTCCAGGACTGTTACAGTCGTCCGCAGGCAAACATTGAGTTCCAGATCTACTGCCCTTCTCTCTCACAGGCCTGCATCGCTTGCTATGACCACGAATGGTGCAGGGTTCAAGTCATAG GTTTCCCTGGTGGTAGGATGGTTGAGGTTCGGTATGTGGACTTTGGCTACAGAAAGACTCTCTCTGTGAAAGATCTGAGACAGATAAAGGATGAGTTCTTTGCTTTGCCAGAAATG GCCATGTGGTGCAGTCTGAATGATGTGGTCAGCCCACAGGTAACATGGAGTGATGAAGCCTGTGTTGTATTCAAGGATCTTGTGGAGCATAAATTTATCACTGTTGTCACAAAAA AGCTTGTGCCCGACACTAGACCTGTACCTGTGTGTCTGTATGAGATTGGTGAAGATTGCACTGGAGACAGTATTGGAGATATACTGGTTAGAAATGGTCTCGCTGTTTCTAGTAAACA GAGCCAGATTAAAGACACCCAGCCATTGGAGACGACAGTGTGGGACCCTCCATTTGAAGAGGAGCCTCTGTCTGTTGTTctgactcctcctcctcctcctcctcctcctcctgttgCTGAAGAGCTGAAGCCCAATCTGATTCTGCCCACATGTGTCAAAGATATCGAAGTTCGTGTGACACTTGTCACCTCTCCTGGAAACATCTATGTGCAGCTGCTGCAGTTTGACGACCAGCTGAAGAG AATCCACGACACATTGAAGAGTCTCTTCTCTAAGTCAGAGCCACAGGAGATTCTCTGGGAAGCAGAGATGTTCTGTGCTGCCAACAACACCGGGGTTTGGGAAAGAGGAAATGTGTGCAGTGTGTCCACTAATGGTGTTGCAGAG GTTTTGCGTTGTGACTTTGGCAATAAAGTCAAAGTTCATGTAAACAATCTCAGACCACTCAGTCCTGATCTGATCGGATCTTTCTTACTCGAATGTAACCTCAGTGGTGTAAG GCCAGCTGGCGGTCGCTCCACTTGGACAGCCACGGCGTGTGACTTCATCTCTCACTACTTGACTGGTGCCAGGGCTGTAATGAACATAAAG GACCCATCCACCAGGCCAGTGCTGGTGTCTCTGTTCTGTTCAAACCGTGCTGGTCAAAACATCAGTTTCGCCGATTTCCTCATCAGTGAAGGACTTGCTCTAAAGGAGagaaa GGCTGCTCCTATATCCGAAACAGTCTTCTCAGAGCAGTGTGTGTTGAGTGAGAAGATTCCGGAGCCACAGAGAACCACGAGCCTTCCTCAGACACCACCCACACCCAGCCCTCGCATCAACCCACCACCAGAGAGAGTGCAGACACACTCATACCCCCCTCCAGAGCTGCCTCCCTGCGGACACACGCTCATGAACATCTCAGCCATCTCCGAACAAGGTGTCATTTACGCAATGACATACCAAGCAG TGTGCGAGTTTGATCGCTTACGGGAGCGTCTGCAACAGCACATTAAAACCCTGCCAAGACCGAAGAGCTACAACTGGAAAGGTGTTTTGGGATGTGCTGTCATGGGAACCGACATGTTCTGGTACAGAGGTCAGGTGCAGGAGGTCATTGGAGGACACGTGAAG GTCCAATATGTGGATCAGGGACTTGTGGAGAGTATCCCGGTTTGTCATGTGTACCCCATGGTTCTCTGTGAGGATGTGCCGCAGCTCTGTGTGCCCTGTCAGATAAATGGAGTCCTACCG ATTGGGAAGGGCTGGCAGTGGGATGCTGTGGTGCTCATGAAGGAGTTGCTACTCGGGCGTTCAGTCTATGTCCACATTATT GAGCGTCCAGAGGATCCGTGTGGCTGTGTAAAAGTTGAGATCACGGTGGATGGAATGGCGCTTAGCAAGATAATGGTGCATCACCAATATGCCAGTTTTGATCCTGCCATCATCAGCCAGGAG GATTATGTGGTTAAGCCTCTTGTCCCTGATTTGGATGACTGGGACCTAAACACAGAG GGGTTGGAGGAACCCCAGCCTGTATTTGGGATTTATAAAGAACTCCAGATTCCTAAAGCAAGAGCACATTTCCCTGCCAAGGTCAAGCATATCCGCACCCCAAATGAG GTGTTCCTGTGTGTGTTGGATAAGTGTGAACAGGAGCAGGAAGAGAGTTTGGAGGAAGCTCTTGAGCGTGTGAATGAGAATATAGAAAATCTGAGCCTGCTGACAGACTTCCCCATTG agtGTCCCTGTCTGGCCGAGTACAGCGATGGTAAATATTATCGTGCGAAGTTAATGGGTTTTTCTCAACTCACTCCTTCTGTGAAGCTCCTTGTGAGACATGTGGATTTTGGTTCGGATGACATCTTACCAACACAAAA ATTGCGGCAACTCCCTGCATCCCTTCATCATTTCCCATGTGCAGCAGTTTATGTGAAGTTAGCAGGCTTCAGACCAACAGATGTGTGTTTTGAGTCGGAGAGGATACCTTACCGGCCTGAGTGGAGTATGAGAGCCATGATGGAGATGATCAACCTGTTGAACGGAGAGCTCACTGCAGTGCTCACT GCAACTGAACCACAGCTGACTGTGCTGTTATACAATGCAGAAGGGAAACTCGTCCACAGACCTCTTGTGGAGAAAGGCCTCGCTGATTATGCATAA
- the LOC132095114 gene encoding RING finger protein 17-like isoform X2: MKQITVGLWKMSEMAVACNICGSSYTLPEDEAGGNLPHVLLCSHIFCSTCLRALKSPQNVITCPECQMDTRIEEGVDGLEMDSRIIGLIYTARMNAKKGHSGDRCKSQRFKSPLPSPAIHTEDNAEGRPDVVKVLDEALGKATENLSQLDKLQKTLSSGIHAQLRKERTRIIREIDEAVDKAKSILQKRRSMLMSKLSDVDLLFTDGQKECKRIEERIKELKTAIQKAWHVRRVPSLETYCNLDQIVETLHIPVDAESYDMSSMSLHTGLRCSLQMDSFVDSLRNCLKITDDSDDCILEEVKVEPFQHIVKSGGVAIWDSSSQSVRGNADPIPKKKSPCRPRFIEETVDDTDTSEIAETAHSSPGPEQRHNGRHKELRRPCKQHFDRPLTPQTKLVHYVMVTHIVNPGNFYVRYMMEQKTGQKLNKKVNEFCSGDSSLFTFSDEIKTGDMLFIYWKEDMWCRVTVTELFQKECFQSVNKCLASEVSRLCVYFQDFGFSKGISIPSDGDLSILNECMRRPDASTLAQMNGWAPLAIKCSLKDIIPADLLRGWSLEAVDEMKSLLGSEAVEMQVFGEDGDALLVDLKKTPMVSLREHLVFMGQARFYSPIVAPGSAPLLFYPSVRPALNTEVNAMVSHVNTPSDFYVQLVENMEYLLLHSKLQDCYSRPQANIEFQIYCPSLSQACIACYDHEWCRVQVIGFPGGRMVEVRYVDFGYRKTLSVKDLRQIKDEFFALPEMAMWCSLNDVVSPQVTWSDEACVVFKDLVEHKFITVVTKKLVPDTRPVPVCLYEIGEDCTGDSIGDILVRNGLAVSSKQSQIKDTQPLETTVWDPPFEEEPLSVVLTPPPPPPPPPVAEELKPNLILPTCVKDIEVRVTLVTSPGNIYVQLLQFDDQLKRIHDTLKSLFSKSEPQEILWEAEMFCAANNTGVWERGNVCSVSTNGVAEVLRCDFGNKVKVHVNNLRPLSPDLIGSFLLECNLSGVRPAGGRSTWTATACDFISHYLTGARAVMNIKDPSTRPVLVSLFCSNRAGQNISFADFLISEGLALKERKAAPISETVFSEQCVLSEKIPEPQRTTSLPQTPPTPSPRINPPPERVQTHSYPPPELPPCGHTLMNISAISEQGVIYAMTYQAVCEFDRLRERLQQHIKTLPRPKSYNWKGVLGCAVMGTDMFWYRGQVQEVIGGHVKVQYVDQGLVESIPVCHVYPMVLCEDVPQLCVPCQINGVLPIGKGWQWDAVVLMKELLLGRSVYVHIIERPEDPCGCVKVEITVDGMALSKIMVHHQYASFDPAIISQEDYVVKPLVPDLDDWDLNTEGLEEPQPVFGIYKELQIPKARAHFPAKVKHIRTPNEVFLCVLDKCEQEQEESLEEALERVNENIENLSLLTDFPIECPCLAEYSDGKYYRAKLMGFSQLTPSVKLLVRHVDFGSDDILPTQKLRQLPASLHHFPCAAVYVKLAGFRPTDVCFESERIPYRPEWSMRAMMEMINLLNGELTAVLTATEPQLTVLLYNAEGKLVHRPLVEKGLADYA; this comes from the exons ATGAAACAGATCACAGTAGGCTTGTGGAAAATGTCGGAGATGGCGGTTGCTTGTAATATCTGTGGGTCATCTTACACATTACCTG AAGATGAAGCTGGGGGGAATCTCCCTCATGTGCTGTTGTGCAGTCATATTTTCTGCAGCACGTGCCTGCGCGCGCTCAAATCCCCGCAAAACGTCATCACGTGTCCCGAGTGTCAG atgGACACCAGAATAGAGGAAGGAGTTGATGGTTTGGAGATGGACAGCAGAATCATTGGCCTCATCTATACAGCACGGATGAACGCAAAGAAAGG GCACTCTGGAGACAGGTGTAAATCTCAAAGGTTTAAGAGCCCACTGCCATCACCAGCCATCCACACAGAGGATAATGCCGAAGGG AGGCCAGATGTTGTTAAAGTTTTGGATGAAGCTCTTGGGAAAGCAACAGAAAACCTTAGTCAACTTGATAAACTTCAAAAG ACTCTTTCCAGTGGTATTCATGCCCAACTGAGGAAAGAGAGAACTCGAATTATCAGAGAAATTGATGAAGCTGTTGACAAAGCAAAGAGTATTTTGCAGAAAAG ACGGAGTATGTTGATGTCAAAATTGAGTGATGTGGATCTACTCTTCACGGATGGTCAGAAGGAATGTAAGAGAATAGAAGAGAGGATAAAGGAGCTGAAAACTGCCATCCAGAAAGCTTGGCATGTTCGAAGGGTTCCTTCTCTGGAGACATATTGCAACCTTGATCAG ATTGTGGAGACACTACACATTCCCGTGGATGCTGAATCATACGACATGAGCTCCATGTCTTTACATACAGGACTCCG ctgCAGTCTTCAAATGGACAGTTTTGTTGACAGTTTGAGAAACTGTCTTAAAATTACAGATGACAGTGATGACTG TATTTTAGAAGAAGTTAAAGTGGAGCCTTTTCAGCACATTGTGAAGAGTGGTGGTGTGGCGATCTGGGATAGCTCCAGTCAGTCTGTTAGAGGAAATGCAGACCCCATTCCCAAAAAGAAAAGCCCTTGCAGGCCAAGATTCATAGAGGAAACAGTGGACGATACAGACACCTCAGAGATAGCTGAAACAG CTCATAGTTCCCCAGGACCTGAACAAAGGCACAATGGAAGGCACAAAGAACTTAGAAGACCTTGCAAGCAGCATTTTGATAGGCCCTTAACTCCACAGACTAAAC tggtgCACTACGTTATGGTGACTCATATTGTGAACCCTGGAAATTTCTATGTACGCTATATGATGGAACAGAAGACCGGCCAAAAGTTGAACAAAAAGGTCAACGAATTCTGCTCAGGAGACAGTAGCCTCTTCACGTTCAGTGATGAAATCAAGACAG GCGATATGCTCTTTATCTATTGGAAGGAGGATATGTGGTGTAGAGTAACAGTGACTGAGCTCTTTCAAAAAGAGTGTTTCCAGAGTGTGAACAAATGCCTTGCATCAGAAGTCTCCCGTCTGTGTGTCTACTTCCAGGACTTTGGCTTCTCCAAGGGCATTTCAATTCCAAG TGATGGAGATTTAAGCATCTTGAATGAGTGTATGCGGAGACCTGATGCTTCAACTCTGGCTCAAATGAATGGCTGGGCTCCTCTGGCCATCAAATGCTCCCTTAAAGATATTATTCCTGCAGACTTG ctgagAGGGTGGAGTTTAGAGGCAGTTGACGAGATGAAGAGCCTGCTGGGATCTGAGGCTGTGGAGATGCAGGTGTTTGGGGAGGACGGAGACGCACTGTTAGTGGATCTGAAGAAAACACCAATGGTGTCTCTGCGAGAGCACCTGGTGTTCATGGGGCAGGCCAG ATTCTACTCTCCTATAGTCGCCCCTGGCAGTGCACCCCTGCTCTTCTACCCATCAGTTCGCCCTGCACTCAATACTGAGGTCAATGCTATGGTTTCTCATGTGAACACACCGTCAGACTTCTATGTACAACTA GTTGAAAATATGGAGTACCTGCTGTTGCACTCAAAGCTCCAGGACTGTTACAGTCGTCCGCAGGCAAACATTGAGTTCCAGATCTACTGCCCTTCTCTCTCACAGGCCTGCATCGCTTGCTATGACCACGAATGGTGCAGGGTTCAAGTCATAG GTTTCCCTGGTGGTAGGATGGTTGAGGTTCGGTATGTGGACTTTGGCTACAGAAAGACTCTCTCTGTGAAAGATCTGAGACAGATAAAGGATGAGTTCTTTGCTTTGCCAGAAATG GCCATGTGGTGCAGTCTGAATGATGTGGTCAGCCCACAGGTAACATGGAGTGATGAAGCCTGTGTTGTATTCAAGGATCTTGTGGAGCATAAATTTATCACTGTTGTCACAAAAA AGCTTGTGCCCGACACTAGACCTGTACCTGTGTGTCTGTATGAGATTGGTGAAGATTGCACTGGAGACAGTATTGGAGATATACTGGTTAGAAATGGTCTCGCTGTTTCTAGTAAACA GAGCCAGATTAAAGACACCCAGCCATTGGAGACGACAGTGTGGGACCCTCCATTTGAAGAGGAGCCTCTGTCTGTTGTTctgactcctcctcctcctcctcctcctcctcctgttgCTGAAGAGCTGAAGCCCAATCTGATTCTGCCCACATGTGTCAAAGATATCGAAGTTCGTGTGACACTTGTCACCTCTCCTGGAAACATCTATGTGCAGCTGCTGCAGTTTGACGACCAGCTGAAGAG AATCCACGACACATTGAAGAGTCTCTTCTCTAAGTCAGAGCCACAGGAGATTCTCTGGGAAGCAGAGATGTTCTGTGCTGCCAACAACACCGGGGTTTGGGAAAGAGGAAATGTGTGCAGTGTGTCCACTAATGGTGTTGCAGAG GTTTTGCGTTGTGACTTTGGCAATAAAGTCAAAGTTCATGTAAACAATCTCAGACCACTCAGTCCTGATCTGATCGGATCTTTCTTACTCGAATGTAACCTCAGTGGTGTAAG GCCAGCTGGCGGTCGCTCCACTTGGACAGCCACGGCGTGTGACTTCATCTCTCACTACTTGACTGGTGCCAGGGCTGTAATGAACATAAAG GACCCATCCACCAGGCCAGTGCTGGTGTCTCTGTTCTGTTCAAACCGTGCTGGTCAAAACATCAGTTTCGCCGATTTCCTCATCAGTGAAGGACTTGCTCTAAAGGAGagaaa GGCTGCTCCTATATCCGAAACAGTCTTCTCAGAGCAGTGTGTGTTGAGTGAGAAGATTCCGGAGCCACAGAGAACCACGAGCCTTCCTCAGACACCACCCACACCCAGCCCTCGCATCAACCCACCACCAGAGAGAGTGCAGACACACTCATACCCCCCTCCAGAGCTGCCTCCCTGCGGACACACGCTCATGAACATCTCAGCCATCTCCGAACAAGGTGTCATTTACGCAATGACATACCAAGCAG TGTGCGAGTTTGATCGCTTACGGGAGCGTCTGCAACAGCACATTAAAACCCTGCCAAGACCGAAGAGCTACAACTGGAAAGGTGTTTTGGGATGTGCTGTCATGGGAACCGACATGTTCTGGTACAGAGGTCAGGTGCAGGAGGTCATTGGAGGACACGTGAAG GTCCAATATGTGGATCAGGGACTTGTGGAGAGTATCCCGGTTTGTCATGTGTACCCCATGGTTCTCTGTGAGGATGTGCCGCAGCTCTGTGTGCCCTGTCAGATAAATGGAGTCCTACCG ATTGGGAAGGGCTGGCAGTGGGATGCTGTGGTGCTCATGAAGGAGTTGCTACTCGGGCGTTCAGTCTATGTCCACATTATT GAGCGTCCAGAGGATCCGTGTGGCTGTGTAAAAGTTGAGATCACGGTGGATGGAATGGCGCTTAGCAAGATAATGGTGCATCACCAATATGCCAGTTTTGATCCTGCCATCATCAGCCAGGAG GATTATGTGGTTAAGCCTCTTGTCCCTGATTTGGATGACTGGGACCTAAACACAGAG GGGTTGGAGGAACCCCAGCCTGTATTTGGGATTTATAAAGAACTCCAGATTCCTAAAGCAAGAGCACATTTCCCTGCCAAGGTCAAGCATATCCGCACCCCAAATGAG GTGTTCCTGTGTGTGTTGGATAAGTGTGAACAGGAGCAGGAAGAGAGTTTGGAGGAAGCTCTTGAGCGTGTGAATGAGAATATAGAAAATCTGAGCCTGCTGACAGACTTCCCCATTG agtGTCCCTGTCTGGCCGAGTACAGCGATGGTAAATATTATCGTGCGAAGTTAATGGGTTTTTCTCAACTCACTCCTTCTGTGAAGCTCCTTGTGAGACATGTGGATTTTGGTTCGGATGACATCTTACCAACACAAAA ATTGCGGCAACTCCCTGCATCCCTTCATCATTTCCCATGTGCAGCAGTTTATGTGAAGTTAGCAGGCTTCAGACCAACAGATGTGTGTTTTGAGTCGGAGAGGATACCTTACCGGCCTGAGTGGAGTATGAGAGCCATGATGGAGATGATCAACCTGTTGAACGGAGAGCTCACTGCAGTGCTCACT GCAACTGAACCACAGCTGACTGTGCTGTTATACAATGCAGAAGGGAAACTCGTCCACAGACCTCTTGTGGAGAAAGGCCTCGCTGATTATGCATAA